The nucleotide window ATGTTCGACAGGTTCGTGGGCACGAAACCACCCACAATCAGGTCGTCGGCCGTCATGGCCACCAGGTCGTAGCCCAGGGTGTCAAACTTCCCTACCCGCTCGGCCACTTCAATCTTGGTCCCGATGCCGTCCGAGCTGATACCCAGCCGGGCATTGCCAAAGCGGATTTCATTGGCGAAGCCGCCATCCAAATCCTGTGCGGCCTCGCCCGGCTTGCCGGCCCGGTTGGCGAAAGTCTTTTTCGACCAGGCGTAGGCGTTGCGGGAGCATTCGTTGCCGAGGTCAATGTCGTAGCCGGCAGGTTTCTGGGAAGAAGTGGACATGTAGTCTGTTATTTTATGCTGTCATCCTGAGCAAAGCGAAGGACCTTATCACGTTAGACGACCGTCGTAACAACGACTCGTTCTGCGGCAATAAGGTCCTTCACTGCGTTCGGGATGACAAATGGTTTTTCTGGTTGATACTAGTGCTCCGTCGGCTCGGGCGCCTTGGCACTTACGGATGCCACCGGCTCGGAGCTGGCTTTCTTGTCGCTGCGGTGGCTCTGGCGCTCCTCCTGAATGTGGCGCAGGTACTTGGTCACGTCGCCGGTGGGGTAGTTGCCGGTGAAGCAGGCAAAGCAGTTCCCGCCGTGCCCCTTATCCTCAGCAAACAGCTCCTGCAAATCCTCAATGGACTGGTAGATAACCTTATCGGCCCCGATGTACTGGCAGATTTCCTCCTCGGTGTAGTTGGCCGCAATCAACTCGGTGCTCATGGCCATGTCGATGCCGTAGATGCAGGGCGCTACGATGGGCGGGGCGCTGCTGATGAAGTACACCTCGGCCGCGCCGGCTTCGCGCAGAATCCGCACAATGCGACGCGAGGTAGTGCCCCGCACGATGCTGTCGTCGACTACGGCAATCTTCTTGCCCTCCACAAACTCCCGAATCGGGTTCAGCTTCTTCTTGACAATATCCTCCCGGCCGGCCTGGCTGCTCACGATGAAGGAGCGGCCCATGTGGTTGTTCTTCACCATAGCCCGCCGGTAGGGCACGCCAATGGCCTCAGCCAGACCCGATGCGGCAAAGTACCCCGACGAAGGCACGTCGATAACCATATCGGGCTGAATGCCTGACTCGATAACCTTACGGGCCAGAATCTTGCCCAGGCGCACCCGCTCCCGGGCCACTAGGCGGCCGTGAATCGTGGAATCTTCGCGGGCAAAGTAGATGTGCTCGAAGACACAGAACGCCTTGGGCAGGCTATAGGGGTTCTTGTAGTGAACCTTAAAGTCCTTATCAATAAACACAGCCTGTCCCGGACCTACGTTCTTGATGAACTCGAAGCCTAGGTAGTCGAAGCAGGTGCTTTCGGAGGCAAAGGCGTAGATGGGCCCGTTCTCGGTGTCGCGGCGGCCCAGCACTAGCGGCCGGATGCCCAGCGGGTCGTTGAAGGCCAACAGCCCGTGCCCGGCAATAACGGTGATGGTAGCGTAGGCACCTTTGACCAACTCCTGGGTTGTCTCTACCGCGTCGAAAATATCGATAACCGAGAGGTTGTCGAGGTTTTTCAGGCGCAACTCCGAGGCGAAGGTGTACATGATGAGCTCCAGGTCGTTGCTCGTCTTGGGCAGCACGTGGTACTTCTCGTGCAGGCGCTTGGCAGCCTGCCGGAAGTTGATGACGTTGCCATTGTGCACCATCGAGAGGCCGAAGGGGTAGCTCGTGGTGAAGGGCTGGGCTAGCTCGGCGTCGTTGGAACCCTGGGTGGTGTAGCGGGCGTGGCCGATGCCGATGTTGCCCTTAAGCTTTTTGAGCTGCTTGGGCTTGAACACGTCCGAAATCAGACCGTTGCCCTTGCAGAGGTGAAAATTGTCGTCGAAGGTGGCAATACCGGCCGCGTCCTGGCCACGGTGCTGGAGCGCCGTCAGACCGAATACGATGTCGTGGGCGACGTCATCGGGGCCGTAAAAACCTACTATTCCGCACATGGCAGTTTCAAATGGTCAGTTGCTGGCGTAAGAGAGCCAGCTTTCTGGGGTGGGTGGTAATGTTCTAGCGAATCGCCTCACCTCCCTGCCCTGCTTCGACAGAAGCAGCGCCGGACGACCAAGGCACCAGGGGTTCGGAGGTGGGGATAGCACCGGCGGCTACCGTCGTAGCTGCCGGGTCGGAGTTCAGATTGGAAAGCTCGCCTCGAATCAGGCGGGCCAGGGTGTCGGCGTACAGGAAGTGCTCCACGGCCAGGCCGCGGCGCTCTACTTCCTCTAGGGTACCAGCGCCCTGTAAGTCAACCGGATGCTGCGCCAGAATTGGTCCAGTGTCCAGGCCCTCATCAACCAGATGCACGGTGATTTTGGTTTCCTTCAGCTGATTTTCGAAGGCCCACTCGTAGGCGTGCAGGCCCTGGTGCTGGTGAGTATCGGCGGGGTGGATGTTGAGAATGCGCCCGGCAAAGGCCCGAATGAACGTGGGCGACAAAATCCGCATGTAGCCGGCCAGCACAATGTAGTCGGGCTGAAACTGCTGCAGCACCTGCACTACCTCGGCGTCAAACTCCTGGCGCTTGCGGCCTTGGCTCGTAAGGCTGGCCGTGGGGCAACCCAGGGCGGCGGCCGTTTCCAGGCCGGGCGCGTCGGGCTTGTTGCTGAACACCACCGCTACTTCGGCCAGGTGTTGTAGCACGCCACTTTGCACAGCGTTTACCAGGGCCACCATATTGGAGCCCCGGCCCGACAGCAGAATGGCCAGGCGCGCTTTGCGGACGATAGGGTTACCAGTTGGCTGCAAGGGTCGGTTCCGGCCGCTGGCCGATATCGGTACGGATGTATACATCCTGAAATTTAACTTTCCCGGCTTCGCGGTACACGTGGGCCACGGCATCTTCCAGCTCTTCGCCGTGCCCGACGAGCACCATCACCCGGCCGCCGGTGGTTACCAGCTGACCGTCCTGCTGCTTGGTAGCGCCGTGAAAGGCCAGGATGCTGGGATGAAGCTGGTCGAGGCCGGTGATGGGGAAGCCGGTGGGAAACTGGGCGGCCGGGTAGCCGCCCGAGGCCAGCACCACGCCCACGTAGCAGCCCCGCCGCTGCCGCACCACGGTTTGCTGGAGCTTGCCGTCCAGGGTGGCTTCGATGAGTTCCAGCAAGGAGCTTTCCAGGGCGGGCAAGAGCACTTCGGCCTCCGGGTCGCCGAGGCGGACGTTATATTCGAGCAGCTTGGGACCCTGGTCGGTGAGCATGATGCCGAAGTACAGGAAGCCTTTGAAGTCGAACTGCTCGTTTTGCAAACCGCGCAGCGTGGGGTCCACGATGCTGGTGCGGATGGCGGCCAGCACGTTGTCGTCGCAGAAGGGCACGGGGCAGTAGGCGCCCATGCCGCCGGTGTTGGGACCCTGGTCGCCGGCCAGCAACTGTTTGTGGTCCTGAGAAGGAGCCAGCAGCCGCACCCGGTTGCCATCCGTCACGCCGATGATGCTGATTTCAGGACCGCTGAGCTTTTCTTCCAGCAGGAAGCTAAACCAGCCCGTGTGCTGCAGCTGCAAATCGTCCAGGGCGGCCTGGGCTTCCTCAATGGAGGAGCACACGTACACGCCCTTGCCGGCAGCCAGCCCGTCGTACTTCACTACTACCTGCCCGTTCAGTTCGGTTGCTTTGGTGCGAGCATCAGCCAGCTTGTCGCTACGGTACTGCCACGACATAGCCGTAGCTACACCGTGCCGCCGCATGAAGTTCTTGCTCCACACCTTGGAGCTTTCCAGCACCGCTCCGGCCCGAGTGGGGCCAAAAACGCGGATGTCGGAACCGGCAAAGTAGTCGACCACGCCGGCTGCCAGGGGCGCTTCGGGTCCTACCACGATGAGCTTCGCGCCGTGGGCTTCGCAGAACTGCTGAACGGCCGGGAAGTCGGTGGCGCTGATGTCGGGGTGGCTGTTTGGGATGCCGCCGTTGCCGGGCAGCACGTGTACCGTGGCCCCGTCGCGGGTCAGCTTCCAGGCCATGGCGTGTTCACGGGCCCCGCCGCCGAGGAGTACAATGGTTTTGTTCAAAGGACTAGTCATAAGAAAGGAGCTCGGCTGCGTCAGAAAAGGTCAGAAGCTTGCCGAAGCAAGCCGAATTGTCGCGGCCGATGTACTGGCCGTAGTTGGCGCGGCGCTGGTAGCCGTTCTTCAGGTAAAAGCGGCAGGCTTCGGTATTGGCCACCCGGGTTTCGAGCCACAGCTCCGTATAACCGGCCTTTCGGGCTTCGGTTTCGAGCTGCTTAAGCACGGCCTCGCCAATGCCCTGCCGGGAATACTTGGCAAACATGCGCTTCACTTCCCCCACGCTAGCAGCCAAGGGCCGCACTGCCCCACAGCCCACCGCTTCCCCGTCTTGGCGAGCCAGCAGGAAAATGTAGCGCGGGTCACTGGCTTGCCACTCCGTAAACGAAGCCCGCCCGTCGCTGCCGAAGCGCGCACCCAGCTGCCCCGACAAGGCGTCGAGCAGGGGCTGAGCTTCCGGCGCCTGGGGCGAGGAAACATCGAGCTTTAGGGTAGCGGTAGTCGGCATCAGGCGAAAAGGTTCAGCTTAGCTAATATCGGTTATGGAAGTTATTTGTCCATCGGCAAACTCGAAAACGGATTTGCCTTGCAGCTGTAGCGTATCCCCACCCTTCAGGCCGTTGGGGAAGTCCATGGCGGCCACGGCCGAATAGTCGAGTTGCACTTCCACCTTATCGGCGCTGAACTGCCAATCGGTGACGCGCTGCTCGCGCTGGGAGAAGTACTGCAGCGCCTGCTCGGCCTGCTGCAGGAAATTTTCCTTGCCGGTCAGGGTCAGGTCTACTTCGCCGTTGGAAACGTTGCGAAACACGACGTTTTCGTGCAGGGGCTGAAGCATGCCGGCTACATCGAGGCGGTTGTAGGCTTCGATGTAGCTTTCCACGAGTTGCTTTTGCTGAGTGGCTTCCATTGGCTTTGTCTTATTAAGCACCTTTCATAATGCCGGCACGCACCAGGTTGCTTACAAGACGGGTTTGCACGTCGCCGGTACCGGTTTCGGCGCCGGTGGGCAGCGGGGCGCCCGTGATACGCTCGTAGATATCGAGGTAGCGGCGGGTGGCTTCGGCAGAAACCTCGGGGGTGAGGGCGCGGGGATACTGGCCGTCCTGCTTGTTGGCAATCAGCCACTGGCGCACGTACTCCTTGTCCATCTGCTCGGCCGTCTCGGGGTTCTGGGCGTAGTCCGCGGCGCTCCAGAACCGCGACGAGTCGGGCGTGTGGATTTCGTCAATCAGAATCAGCTCCCCGTTCAGCAAACCAAACTCGTACTTAGTGTCCACCAGGATAATGCCGCGTTCCGCCATCCAGACCGATGCGAAGTTGAACAGCTCCAAAGACTTGATGCGCATCTTGGCGTAGAGCTCCGCCGACACCCAGCCTTCCGACACGAGGTTATCCGGCGTAATCTCACGGTCCGACTCCTCCTTGGTCGTCGGCGTCACGATGGGCTCGGGGAATTGCTGGTGCTTGGTCAGGCCGTCGGGCACGGTTACGCCCGAGAAGGTGCGCTGGCCCTGCTGGTAGCCGCGCAGCATCGAGCCCGTGAGGTAGTTCCGCACCACCATCTCGACCCGAATCGGCTCGGCTTCCTTGGCCAGCGTCACGTTCGGGTCGAGCAGGCTGATAACGTGGTTGGGGATGATGTGCTGGGTTTTGTCGAACCAGAAAGCAGCCAGCCCGTTGAGCACCGCGCCTTTGTGGGCCACGGGTGTTTCCAGCACCGAGTCAAACGCCGAGAGGCGGTCCGTTACCACGATGAGCCGCTCACCGGAAGGAGCACGGTACGAGTCACGAACCTTGCCGCGGTGCAGCAGCTCGAGCTGAGGAGTATCGAAGTGGTTGAGGGTGTTCATATGGTGGCGTAGTCAACCGGTACGGCCGGCGGAATGCGGGGGTGTCTTAGGATGAAAGCTGGCTGGTTTCGGGCTGAGCTACGGCTGCCTGCCGCTGGCTTTGCACGTGCGCCACGATGTTGCGGAACAGCTTGAGCCCGTCGCCTTCCTCACTCAGATTCGGGTTTTGGCGCTTGCGCCGGGCCCAGTCGGGGTGGTTGTAGAGCGACAGAAACGCCTCCGGGTGGGGCATCAGCCCGAACACCTGCCCGGTGGTGTCGGTCAGGCCGGCGCAGTTCAGGTCGGCACCGTTGGGGTTGTGCGGGTACACGTCGGTGGGCGAGCCGTCGTAGTCGGTGTAAGCCAAGCAGTTCAAGGCCCGGGCTTCGATTTCGGCCAGGGTTTCTTCGCCTTTGATAATGAGGCGGCCTTCGCCGTGGCGCACGGGTACTTCCAGCGAGTCAATGCCCTTCAGGAAAGGCGAGTTCGACTCAGGGTTGACTTTGAGGCGCACCCAGCGGTCCTCGTAGCGGCCCGAGGCGTTGTGGGTCAGGGTTACTTCCGGCGTCACGTCGCCGCCCAGGTTGGGCAACAGGCCCAGCTTAACCAATACCTGGAAGCCGTTGCAGATGCCCATCACGAACTTGCCATTGGCAATAAACTGCCGGATTTCGTCGAGTAGGGTGCGGCCCTCGGCGTTTTTGCGGTGGCGCAGCTTGTTGGCCAGCACCACGCCCGAGCCCAGGTCGTCGCCGAACGAGAAGCCGCCGGGGAAGTTGAGGATGTCGTAGTCGTGGATGCTGACGTGGCCGTGCATTACCTCGTTGAGGTGCACAATGGTCGCT belongs to Hymenobacter cellulosilyticus and includes:
- the purD gene encoding phosphoribosylamine--glycine ligase; its protein translation is MTSPLNKTIVLLGGGAREHAMAWKLTRDGATVHVLPGNGGIPNSHPDISATDFPAVQQFCEAHGAKLIVVGPEAPLAAGVVDYFAGSDIRVFGPTRAGAVLESSKVWSKNFMRRHGVATAMSWQYRSDKLADARTKATELNGQVVVKYDGLAAGKGVYVCSSIEEAQAALDDLQLQHTGWFSFLLEEKLSGPEISIIGVTDGNRVRLLAPSQDHKQLLAGDQGPNTGGMGAYCPVPFCDDNVLAAIRTSIVDPTLRGLQNEQFDFKGFLYFGIMLTDQGPKLLEYNVRLGDPEAEVLLPALESSLLELIEATLDGKLQQTVVRQRRGCYVGVVLASGGYPAAQFPTGFPITGLDQLHPSILAFHGATKQQDGQLVTTGGRVMVLVGHGEELEDAVAHVYREAGKVKFQDVYIRTDIGQRPEPTLAANW
- a CDS encoding AIR synthase related protein; protein product: MSTSSQKPAGYDIDLGNECSRNAYAWSKKTFANRAGKPGEAAQDLDGGFANEIRFGNARLGISSDGIGTKIEVAERVGKFDTLGYDLVAMTADDLIVGGFVPTNLSNIIDVNTLDYGVIDEMMRGLHDACNFAEVAITGGEIAELGNRIGAGRAQR
- the purF gene encoding amidophosphoribosyltransferase, giving the protein MCGIVGFYGPDDVAHDIVFGLTALQHRGQDAAGIATFDDNFHLCKGNGLISDVFKPKQLKKLKGNIGIGHARYTTQGSNDAELAQPFTTSYPFGLSMVHNGNVINFRQAAKRLHEKYHVLPKTSNDLELIMYTFASELRLKNLDNLSVIDIFDAVETTQELVKGAYATITVIAGHGLLAFNDPLGIRPLVLGRRDTENGPIYAFASESTCFDYLGFEFIKNVGPGQAVFIDKDFKVHYKNPYSLPKAFCVFEHIYFAREDSTIHGRLVARERVRLGKILARKVIESGIQPDMVIDVPSSGYFAASGLAEAIGVPYRRAMVKNNHMGRSFIVSSQAGREDIVKKKLNPIREFVEGKKIAVVDDSIVRGTTSRRIVRILREAGAAEVYFISSAPPIVAPCIYGIDMAMSTELIAANYTEEEICQYIGADKVIYQSIEDLQELFAEDKGHGGNCFACFTGNYPTGDVTKYLRHIQEERQSHRSDKKASSEPVASVSAKAPEPTEH
- a CDS encoding nuclear transport factor 2 family protein; protein product: MEATQQKQLVESYIEAYNRLDVAGMLQPLHENVVFRNVSNGEVDLTLTGKENFLQQAEQALQYFSQREQRVTDWQFSADKVEVQLDYSAVAAMDFPNGLKGGDTLQLQGKSVFEFADGQITSITDIS
- a CDS encoding phosphoribosylformylglycinamidine synthase subunit PurQ; this translates as MNEKPLFPDLNVPPQPQRDETGPAHTNADGTVTVLGYKSIDGGHESTEPLHGSAQAQAKQPVQALILTGFGINCEEEYAAAYRLAGAEATIVHLNEVMHGHVSIHDYDILNFPGGFSFGDDLGSGVVLANKLRHRKNAEGRTLLDEIRQFIANGKFVMGICNGFQVLVKLGLLPNLGGDVTPEVTLTHNASGRYEDRWVRLKVNPESNSPFLKGIDSLEVPVRHGEGRLIIKGEETLAEIEARALNCLAYTDYDGSPTDVYPHNPNGADLNCAGLTDTTGQVFGLMPHPEAFLSLYNHPDWARRKRQNPNLSEEGDGLKLFRNIVAHVQSQRQAAVAQPETSQLSS
- a CDS encoding phosphoribosylaminoimidazolesuccinocarboxamide synthase; translated protein: MNTLNHFDTPQLELLHRGKVRDSYRAPSGERLIVVTDRLSAFDSVLETPVAHKGAVLNGLAAFWFDKTQHIIPNHVISLLDPNVTLAKEAEPIRVEMVVRNYLTGSMLRGYQQGQRTFSGVTVPDGLTKHQQFPEPIVTPTTKEESDREITPDNLVSEGWVSAELYAKMRIKSLELFNFASVWMAERGIILVDTKYEFGLLNGELILIDEIHTPDSSRFWSAADYAQNPETAEQMDKEYVRQWLIANKQDGQYPRALTPEVSAEATRRYLDIYERITGAPLPTGAETGTGDVQTRLVSNLVRAGIMKGA
- a CDS encoding GNAT family N-acetyltransferase is translated as MPTTATLKLDVSSPQAPEAQPLLDALSGQLGARFGSDGRASFTEWQASDPRYIFLLARQDGEAVGCGAVRPLAASVGEVKRMFAKYSRQGIGEAVLKQLETEARKAGYTELWLETRVANTEACRFYLKNGYQRRANYGQYIGRDNSACFGKLLTFSDAAELLSYD
- the purN gene encoding phosphoribosylglycinamide formyltransferase, with translation MQPTGNPIVRKARLAILLSGRGSNMVALVNAVQSGVLQHLAEVAVVFSNKPDAPGLETAAALGCPTASLTSQGRKRQEFDAEVVQVLQQFQPDYIVLAGYMRILSPTFIRAFAGRILNIHPADTHQHQGLHAYEWAFENQLKETKITVHLVDEGLDTGPILAQHPVDLQGAGTLEEVERRGLAVEHFLYADTLARLIRGELSNLNSDPAATTVAAGAIPTSEPLVPWSSGAASVEAGQGGEAIR